The Trichomycterus rosablanca isolate fTriRos1 chromosome 15, fTriRos1.hap1, whole genome shotgun sequence genome contains a region encoding:
- the trip10b gene encoding thyroid hormone receptor interactor 10b, which translates to MDWGTALWDQHDAIEKHTQSGLDLVERYVKFVKERTEVEQNYTKQLRVLCKKYSRRGSREDQDMKFSNHQKFQDLVMELNNCATHREVMAESMNQGICMDLTKYLHDIKQERRNHLGDIRKAQQNLEVSFKQLENSKKRFEEKWKEAEKANQQAERIDQDPNSTKLDVDKAKQSAHQRVHTADEFKNEYAVQLQKYNKEQNSYYHTELPAILNKLQQMEERRIRKLAERYGLMADTEIHTLPSISKSLERFIASTINTDEKQDSLTLIEQHKSGCAPPADVEFEDYSQGIKPAAMDNTHHTPKVRIKLFKKKQPGATDRNMPAPVEDYSHLPLDQRKKRLQEKISEINKELQKEKDQSEALEKMKRVYEQNSQLGNPASLEPEINQTSHNISRLKGELSRYQTWLSEAEGANANIYQTSLEDFSVCDFPSPPVSDNLYEFDDDFDEDAPIAQCLALYNFNGNRDGEVSMEAGDHLNLIKEDSGDGWVRVKKTDGSAGYVPASYIKTI; encoded by the exons ATGGATTGGGGAACGGCACTCTGG gACCAGCATGATGCGATAGAGAAGCACACACAGTCAGGCCTGGACCTCGTGGAACGCTATGTCAAGTTCGTCAAAGAGAGGACAGAGGTCGAGCAGAACTACACTAAACAGCTAAG GGTTCTGTGTAAAAAATACTCCCGACGAGGAAGCAGAGAAGACCAGGATATGAA GTTTTCCAATCACCAGAAGTTTCAGGACCTGGTGATGGAGCTGAACAACTGCGCCACTCACCGAGAGGTCATGGCGGAGAGCATGAACCAGGGCATCTGCATGGATCTCACCAAGTACCTGCATGACATCAAGCAGGAGAGAAGAAAT CATCTGGGCGACATAAGGAAGGCTCAGCAGAACCTGGAGGTCAGCTTCAAACAGCTGGAGAAC agCAAGAAACGTTTCGAGGAGAAATGGAAAGAAGCAGAAAAAGCCAATCAGCAAGCAGAGAGAATCGATCAAGACCCCAACTCCACCAAACTGGACGTAGACAAG GCCAAGCAGAGCgcacaccagcgcgttcacacggCCGACGAGTTTAAGAACGAATACGCCGTTCAGCTTCAGAAGTACAACAAGGAGCAGAACAGCTACTACCACACCGAGCTTCCTGCTATACTCAac AAGCTGCAGCAGATGGAGGAGAGGAGGATCAGGAAGCTGGCGGAGAGATACGGACTGATGGCTGATACTGAAATCCACACGCTGCCCTCAATCAGCAAGAGTCTGGAGAGGTTCATCGCGTCCACCATCAACACCGACGAGAAACag gactCTCTGACCCTCATCGAGCAGCACAAATCTGGATGTGCGCCCCCTGCTGACGTGGAGTTTGAGGACTACAGTCAGGGCATCAAACCCGCCGCCATGGACAACACGCATCACACACCTAAAGTCCGCATCAAACTCTTCAAAAAAAAg CAGCCCGGCGCCACCGACAGAAACATG CCCGCCCCGGTGGAGGATTACTCCCACCTTCCCCTGGATCAAAGAAAGAAGCGCCTGCAGGAGAAGATCAGCGAGATCAATAAAGAGCTCCAAAAGGAGAAGGACCAGAG tgaggCTCTGGAGAAAATGAAGCGAGTGTATGAACAGAACAGTCAGCTGGGAAACCCGGCCAGTCTGGAACCCGAAATCAACCAGACCAGCCACAACATCAGCCGACTAAAGGGGGAGCTGTCCAGATACCAG ACCTGGCTGAGCGAGGCTGAAGGCGCTAACGCTAACATCTACCAGACCAG TCTGGAGGACTTCAGCGTGTGTGATTTTCCGAGTCCCCCCGTCTCGGATAACTTGTACGAGTTCGATGACGACTTTGACGAGGACGCGCCCATCGCTCAGTGTTTGGCACTCTACAACTTCAATG GCAATAGAGACGGGGAGGTCAGTATGGAGGCTGGAGATCATCTCAACCTGATAAAGGAGGACTCGGGCGACGGCTGGGTGAGGGTGAAGAAGACGGACGGAAGCGCCGGCTACGTCCCCGCGTcctacattaaaaccatctaa
- the sh2d3a gene encoding breast cancer anti-estrogen resistance protein 3 homolog isoform X2 — MDSLKKELEEELKLSTDDIRSHAWYHGQLQREETEELLQDEGDFLVRDSRSSNGNFVLSCMWKKQLMHFKIIRVVLRPKQGYSRVLFQFENDQFDNIPALVRFHVGGHQPISNSSGAVISQPVNRTVPLRVIKERQTLKSTSANSTGTLQRTGGSGKRRSLSSTHTDTLQVNSNNLLRSGSQPANLEIVGRPSLQSAQSDSNLRPAVPQSTPLKDSVIPSSPVFRTGSDPLLSPNSVQLRSPGRSSTGGCTLRGSDGQLHSRAPPKPLRVSALFPGMAPITPRIEVDPSSLYDELVPQIPVSMRPKGPAARIRAQEKWASRARLTETSFAFLEAQRAEEEQERHMGKVRRESVPETTGIQDDCDWRFIRPETEATSCFRLNAFRSLLLPDNNRPLEQSVLHKIKELFANTDPTTTALHMLSVDCQVARLIGVTEEQKRMMGVNSGLELITLPHGSQLRQDLLERHHLIALGVAVDVLGCTGTVNQRAVVLHKVIQLAQALRTAARDLYAFSAVMKALEMPQVVRLEMTWRVLRRNHTESAVTYEKTLKPFMKALNEGDESVITGPLSLPHLVPLLRLMEGDDGVENSERGCHLLYNILQSSRYTANHANEYQQHAHTLLSGGWEPVPELLEAFCSEFALRLFWGHAGAELGRKERYEKFHHILTLLSHKLEPTPTSEL; from the exons ATGGACTCCCTGAAGAAGGAGCTGGAGGAGGAACTAAAACTCAGCACTGATGACATCAGGAGTCACGCCTGGTATCACGGCCAGTTACAGAGAGAG GAAACAGAGGAGCTGTTGCAGGACGAAGGGGACTTCCTGGTGCGGGACTCTCGCTCGAGCAACGGCAACTTCGTCCTGAGCTGCATGTGGAAAAAGCAGCTGATGCACTTTAAAATCATCCGTGTGGTCCTCCGGCCCAAGCAG GGTTACTCCAGGGTGCTGTTCCAGTTCGAGAACGACCAGTTTGATAACATTCCTGCGTTAGTGCGCTTCCATGTTGGTGGGCATCAGCCAATATCCAACTCGTCTGGAGCGGTCATCTCTCAGCCGGTCAACCGCACCGTTCCTCTCAGGGTCATAAAGGAGCGCCAGACACTGAAATCAACAAGTGCAAACTCCACGGGAACACTCCAGCGAACAGGGGGAAGTGGCAAGAGGCGGAGCTTGAGCTCCACCCACACGGACACACTGCAGGTCAACAGCAACAACCTGCTCAG AAGTGGGAGTCAACCAGCTAACCTGGAGATCGTCGGAAGACCATCGCTACAGTCAGCGCAATCAGACAGCAACCTGCGTCCAG CTGTACCTCAAAGCACTCCACTGAAGGACTCCGTCATCCCCAGCTCCCCCGTGTTCCGTACGGGCAGCGACCCTTTACTCAGCCCTAACTCCGTCCAGTTGCGCAGCCCTGGCCGGTCGTCCACGGGCGGATGCACGCTTCGGGGCTCCGATGGACAGCTGCACTCTCGAGCTCCACCTAAACCTCTCCGGGTCTCCGCTTTGTTCCCAGGGATGGCACCAATCACTCCGAGGATCGAGGTCGACCCCTCATCACTGTACGATGAGCTTGTGCCTCAG ATACCAGTATCCATGCGACCTAAAGGTCCGGCAGCGCGTATCCGTGCTCAGGAGAAATGGGCCAGCAGGGCGCGCCTCACCGAGACCAGCTTTGCCTTCCTGGAGGCGCAGCGTGCTGAGGAGGAGCAAGAGAGGCATATGGGGAAAGTAAGGAGAGAGAGCGTCCCGGAGACGACTGGAATACAGGATGACTGCGACTGGCGTTTTATTCGTCCTGAGACGGAGGCGACCTCGTGTTTCCGCCTCAACGCGTTCCGGTCACTTCTGCTTCCCGACAACAATCGTCCACTGGAGCAAAGCGTGCTGCACAAAATCAAAGAACTGTTCGCGAACACTGACCCAACAACGACGGCACTGCACATGCTCAGTGTGGACTGTCAG GTGGCACGCTTGATAGGGGTGACAGAGGAGCAGAAGAGGATGATGGGGGTGAATTCCGGACTGGAGCTGATCACCCTGCCACATGGTAGCCAGCTCAGACAGGACCTGCTTGAGAG ACATCACCTGATAGCGTTAGGCGTGGCCGTGGATGTTCTGGGCTGTACGGGGACAGTGAATCAGAGGGCGGTGGTTCTACATAAGGTCATCCAGCTTGCTCAGGCGCTGCGCACCGCCGCCCGGGACCTCTACGCCTTCAGCGCCGTCATGAAAGCCCTCGAGATGCCTCAG GTAGTTCGGTTGGAGATGACGTGGCGAGTGTTGAGACGGAACCACACGGAGAGCGCGGTGACATACGAGAAGACCCTCAAACCCTTCATGAAGGCGCTCAACGAGGGGGACG AGTCGGTGATCACTGGACCGCTCTCGCTGCCCCACCTGGTGCCGCTGTTGAGGCTAATGGAGGGAGACGACGGTGTGGAAAACAGCGAGAGAGGCTGCCATCTTCTCTACAACATCCTACAGTCCTCACGCTACACTGCTAATCACGCGAACGAGTACCAACAACATGCGCACACGCTGCTCTCAG gcggaTGGGAGCCGGTCCCCGAGCTGTTGGAGGCGTTCTGTAGCGAGTTTGCTCTGCGCTTGTTCTGGGGTCACGCCGGAGCCGAGCTGGGGCGAAAAGAACGCTACGAAAAATTCCACCACATCCTCACGCTGCTGTCACACAAACTGGAGCCGACACCCACCTCAGAACTCTGA
- the sh2d3a gene encoding breast cancer anti-estrogen resistance protein 3 homolog isoform X1 — MFCSKRRSVGVFISQVFSGRKDMDSLKKELEEELKLSTDDIRSHAWYHGQLQREETEELLQDEGDFLVRDSRSSNGNFVLSCMWKKQLMHFKIIRVVLRPKQGYSRVLFQFENDQFDNIPALVRFHVGGHQPISNSSGAVISQPVNRTVPLRVIKERQTLKSTSANSTGTLQRTGGSGKRRSLSSTHTDTLQVNSNNLLRSGSQPANLEIVGRPSLQSAQSDSNLRPAVPQSTPLKDSVIPSSPVFRTGSDPLLSPNSVQLRSPGRSSTGGCTLRGSDGQLHSRAPPKPLRVSALFPGMAPITPRIEVDPSSLYDELVPQIPVSMRPKGPAARIRAQEKWASRARLTETSFAFLEAQRAEEEQERHMGKVRRESVPETTGIQDDCDWRFIRPETEATSCFRLNAFRSLLLPDNNRPLEQSVLHKIKELFANTDPTTTALHMLSVDCQVARLIGVTEEQKRMMGVNSGLELITLPHGSQLRQDLLERHHLIALGVAVDVLGCTGTVNQRAVVLHKVIQLAQALRTAARDLYAFSAVMKALEMPQVVRLEMTWRVLRRNHTESAVTYEKTLKPFMKALNEGDESVITGPLSLPHLVPLLRLMEGDDGVENSERGCHLLYNILQSSRYTANHANEYQQHAHTLLSGGWEPVPELLEAFCSEFALRLFWGHAGAELGRKERYEKFHHILTLLSHKLEPTPTSEL; from the exons atgttttgcagCAAGAGGAGGAGCGTTGGAGTCTTCATCAGTCAG GTGTTCTCCGGACGTAAGGACATGGACTCCCTGAAGAAGGAGCTGGAGGAGGAACTAAAACTCAGCACTGATGACATCAGGAGTCACGCCTGGTATCACGGCCAGTTACAGAGAGAG GAAACAGAGGAGCTGTTGCAGGACGAAGGGGACTTCCTGGTGCGGGACTCTCGCTCGAGCAACGGCAACTTCGTCCTGAGCTGCATGTGGAAAAAGCAGCTGATGCACTTTAAAATCATCCGTGTGGTCCTCCGGCCCAAGCAG GGTTACTCCAGGGTGCTGTTCCAGTTCGAGAACGACCAGTTTGATAACATTCCTGCGTTAGTGCGCTTCCATGTTGGTGGGCATCAGCCAATATCCAACTCGTCTGGAGCGGTCATCTCTCAGCCGGTCAACCGCACCGTTCCTCTCAGGGTCATAAAGGAGCGCCAGACACTGAAATCAACAAGTGCAAACTCCACGGGAACACTCCAGCGAACAGGGGGAAGTGGCAAGAGGCGGAGCTTGAGCTCCACCCACACGGACACACTGCAGGTCAACAGCAACAACCTGCTCAG AAGTGGGAGTCAACCAGCTAACCTGGAGATCGTCGGAAGACCATCGCTACAGTCAGCGCAATCAGACAGCAACCTGCGTCCAG CTGTACCTCAAAGCACTCCACTGAAGGACTCCGTCATCCCCAGCTCCCCCGTGTTCCGTACGGGCAGCGACCCTTTACTCAGCCCTAACTCCGTCCAGTTGCGCAGCCCTGGCCGGTCGTCCACGGGCGGATGCACGCTTCGGGGCTCCGATGGACAGCTGCACTCTCGAGCTCCACCTAAACCTCTCCGGGTCTCCGCTTTGTTCCCAGGGATGGCACCAATCACTCCGAGGATCGAGGTCGACCCCTCATCACTGTACGATGAGCTTGTGCCTCAG ATACCAGTATCCATGCGACCTAAAGGTCCGGCAGCGCGTATCCGTGCTCAGGAGAAATGGGCCAGCAGGGCGCGCCTCACCGAGACCAGCTTTGCCTTCCTGGAGGCGCAGCGTGCTGAGGAGGAGCAAGAGAGGCATATGGGGAAAGTAAGGAGAGAGAGCGTCCCGGAGACGACTGGAATACAGGATGACTGCGACTGGCGTTTTATTCGTCCTGAGACGGAGGCGACCTCGTGTTTCCGCCTCAACGCGTTCCGGTCACTTCTGCTTCCCGACAACAATCGTCCACTGGAGCAAAGCGTGCTGCACAAAATCAAAGAACTGTTCGCGAACACTGACCCAACAACGACGGCACTGCACATGCTCAGTGTGGACTGTCAG GTGGCACGCTTGATAGGGGTGACAGAGGAGCAGAAGAGGATGATGGGGGTGAATTCCGGACTGGAGCTGATCACCCTGCCACATGGTAGCCAGCTCAGACAGGACCTGCTTGAGAG ACATCACCTGATAGCGTTAGGCGTGGCCGTGGATGTTCTGGGCTGTACGGGGACAGTGAATCAGAGGGCGGTGGTTCTACATAAGGTCATCCAGCTTGCTCAGGCGCTGCGCACCGCCGCCCGGGACCTCTACGCCTTCAGCGCCGTCATGAAAGCCCTCGAGATGCCTCAG GTAGTTCGGTTGGAGATGACGTGGCGAGTGTTGAGACGGAACCACACGGAGAGCGCGGTGACATACGAGAAGACCCTCAAACCCTTCATGAAGGCGCTCAACGAGGGGGACG AGTCGGTGATCACTGGACCGCTCTCGCTGCCCCACCTGGTGCCGCTGTTGAGGCTAATGGAGGGAGACGACGGTGTGGAAAACAGCGAGAGAGGCTGCCATCTTCTCTACAACATCCTACAGTCCTCACGCTACACTGCTAATCACGCGAACGAGTACCAACAACATGCGCACACGCTGCTCTCAG gcggaTGGGAGCCGGTCCCCGAGCTGTTGGAGGCGTTCTGTAGCGAGTTTGCTCTGCGCTTGTTCTGGGGTCACGCCGGAGCCGAGCTGGGGCGAAAAGAACGCTACGAAAAATTCCACCACATCCTCACGCTGCTGTCACACAAACTGGAGCCGACACCCACCTCAGAACTCTGA